The following are encoded together in the Candidatus Bathyarchaeota archaeon genome:
- a CDS encoding 50S ribosomal protein L14, whose amino-acid sequence MVEFRPHLARGLPAGSKLMCADNTGAKELRLINVVGYKGRLRRIPTACIGDMIIVSITKGPPDLRKQVFPAVVVRQKRAIRRPDGLRVQFEDNAAVVMTPEGELKGTEIKGPVAKEAAERWPRVANMASTVI is encoded by the coding sequence ATGGTTGAATTTAGACCCCATCTAGCTAGGGGTTTGCCAGCTGGAAGTAAGTTAATGTGTGCTGACAATACAGGTGCAAAAGAACTCAGATTGATCAATGTTGTAGGATATAAGGGGCGATTACGAAGAATACCAACGGCTTGTATTGGTGACATGATTATAGTATCTATTACTAAAGGCCCGCCAGATCTAAGAAAACAAGTCTTTCCAGCGGTTGTTGTTAGACAAAAAAGGGCTATTAGAAGGCCTGATGGACTTAGAGTACAATTTGAGGATAATGCAGCGGTCGTAATGACCCCTGAAGGTGAACTAAAAGGCACTGAGATAAAAGGTCCCGTTGCAAAAGAAGCAGCTGAGAGATGGCCTAGAGTAGCCAATATGGCCAGTACAGTAATTTAA